The following proteins come from a genomic window of Falco rusticolus isolate bFalRus1 chromosome 9, bFalRus1.pri, whole genome shotgun sequence:
- the FBXL15 gene encoding F-box/LRR-repeat protein 15: protein MMSLTPSRGCLLDLPWEDILVPHILCHLPLQQLLSLQRVSKSFQSLIQLYLANMRCFDSSQIGPAIPRAAFVNLLKDNEVLQQLVLQNCSDWLTDRELLPVIGQNHHLHQIQLKGCAQLSRHALVAISLSCPNLRRLSLAHCEWVDSLSLRSLADHCKALEAVDLTACRQLKDEAICYLVQKCSRLKSLSLAVNANVGDVAVEEIAKSCPELEHLDLTGCLRVKSDSIRVLAEYCPKLRSLKVKHCHNVAESSLSILRSRGVELDVEPPLQRALVLLQDVVGFAPFINLQI, encoded by the exons ATGATGAGTTTGACCCCCTCCAGGGGATGCCTCCTGGACCTGCCCTGGGAAGACATCTTGGTTCCACATATCCTCTGTCACCTAccgctgcagcagctcctgagccTGCAGAGGGTCAGCAAGTCCTTCCAGTCTCTCATCCAGCTGTACCTGGCCAATATGCGCTGCTTTGACTCAAGCCAG ATTGGACCTGCCATCCCTCGAGCTGCTTTCGTTAATCTGCTGAAGGACAATGAAgtactgcagcagctggtgctcCAGAACTGCTCCGACTGGCTGACGGACAGGGAGCTGCTCCCGGTCATCGGGCAGAACCACCACCTGCACCAGATCCAGCTGAAGGGCTGTGCCCAGCTTAGCCGCCATGCGCTGGTGGCCATTTCGCTGAGCTGCCCCAACCTGCGCCGGCTCTCCCTGGCTCACTGCGAGTGGGTGGACAGCCTGTCCCTGCGCAGCCTGGCTGACCACTGCAAGGCGCTGGAGGCTGTGGACCTGACAGCCTGTCGCCAGCTGAAGGACGAGGCTATCTGCTATCTGGTGCAGAAGTGCAGCAGGCTCAAGTCTCTGTCACTGGCTGTCAATGCCAACGTGGGCGACGTGGCAGTCGAGGAGATTGCCAAGTCCTGCCCTGAGCTGGAGCACCTGGACCTCACAGGATGTCTGCGAGTCAAGAGTGACTCCATCAG AGTCCTGGCCGAGTACTGTCCCAAGCTGCGCTCGCTGAAGGTGAAGCATTGCCACAACGTGGCCGAGTCCAGCCTGAGCATTCTGCGAAGCCGTGGGGTGGAGCTGGATGTGGAGCCTCCGCTGCAGAGGGCTCTCGTTCTCCTGCAGGATGTGGTTGGCTTTGCCCCTTTCATCAACCTCCAGATCtag